The following DNA comes from Gemmatimonadota bacterium.
GCGAGCGAATCGGGACGGCCGATCATCTCGACCTCGAGTCCGGCCACGATCCGCTCGAGCGGGATCGTCGGATGGGCAAGGAAGTAGCGCGTGCCGACCAGCCCCATCTCCTCACCGGTCATGTTCGCGAAGACCACGGTGCGCTTCGGCTTCGGCCCGGCCAGCAGGTGCCGCGCGACTTCCAGCACTGCCACGGTGCCCGAGGCATCATCATCGGCACCGTTGTAGATCGAGTCGCCATTTTCCGGCCGACCAATGCCGAGGTGATCGTAGTGCGACAGCACGATGATCACTTCGTTTTTGAGGACCGGGTCGCTTCCCGGGATCATCCCGATCACGTTGCGCGTGACCCGACGGCGATCGGCAGGCACGGTGTCGACGTCCTTGAACGTGGGCAGGGCCGCGATCCGCTGTGGCACCTGTTGCGTGACCGGCGCGGCGCCCGGCGTCGGCTTGCAGCTGCGTGCCTTGCTGATCGAGTCGACAATGCAAGTCTGCGGCACCGTCTGCCGCGTGGTCGCCGGCCGGAGGTAGACCGGCACCAGCTGCGAGTAGCTCTTGTCATCGCCGCCCGGCTTGAGCCCGATCCGCTTCATCTCGGCTATCAGGAAGCGCGCGGCGCGCTCACCGCCCGGCGTGCCGGTCCCGCGCCCTTCCATCGAGTCGTGCGCGAGGGTGCGCAGCAGCCGCTCGACATTGGCGCGGTCGGGGTCGGTACCGGGAGCGGCACTGCGCGCGCCGGACCCGGCACACGCCGCAAGGAGCACCATCGCAATCAGGGTAGCGCGAGTAGTCACGAACAACTCCTGGAGGGAAGAACGGAAGCTCAGCGAACCACGGCGATCGCCGTTATCTCGATGCGACAGCCCGGCTTGAGATTGGCGGCACCGACAATGGCACGCGCAGGACGATGATTGCCGAAACGGCTCACGCAGACCGCGTTCACCGGCGCCCAGTCATCACGAGTCAGCACGAAGATGGTGAGCGAGAGCACCTGATCGAGCCCACTCCCGGCCGCCTGCAGAATCGCGGCAATATTGTCGAGCGTCCGCTCGGCCTGCAGCGTGATGTCGTCGGAGACGACCTGGCCCGTTGCGGGATCGAGCGGAAGTTGCCCCGAGACATAGGCCAGTCCGTTGTGTACCACGGCCTGACTGTAGTGCCCGCCGGCACGCGGTGCATTGTCGCTATTGATGAATTGCATCGTCACGGCTTCGATACTCCCGAGCGCTTGAGGATGGCACGGACCGAATCGATCGGCAGGGCGGTGATGGTACCGCCGCGCGCGCTGACCGACGTCGCCTGCAACAGCGAGTTGTAGATCGCCTCTTCCGTCGCCTCGATCGTTGCCTCGAACACGGGCGAGACGGCGTCGTCGCCGAGGGTCTGCAGGTTCCGCGTGTTGCCATCGGCGGGGCGTCGACGAACCAGTGGCGACGTCGAGAAGGCGATGACGTAATCTCCCGAGCCGTTGGAGCCATCAGCGCCGGTCCGCGCGAGGCCCATCATGCCGCGCGCCGCCACACGCGCAAGCTGGCGTTCGGAAAGCGGCGCGTCGGTCGCGACCACGATGATCACGGATCCATCACCGCGTTCGCGCAACAGCGCGTTGCGGTAGGAGAAGCGTCCGAGAGCCTGGCCGATCGGCGCCCCCATCATCTGCAGGACGCCGCCGAAGTTGGTCTGCACCAGCACGCCGACGGTGAAGCCGCCGAGCGAGGCCGGAAGCTTCCGCGACGAAGTGCCGATCCCACCCTTCCACCCGAAGGCGATTGTTCCGGTTCCGGCGCCGACACTCCCTTCGGCGACGGGCCCGTCGGAGGCGCTCTCGAGCGCGTGCACGACATCAGCCGGCGTGATCGGCCGGAGCCGGATGGCGTTGAGGCCGCCGTCGTTCGTCTCGGCGACGACCGGGTTGATCGACCGCACCTGCTCCATCCCTGGTCGGGCGAGCAACCACGCGACCATCGCATCGGCAGCGCGCCATACACAGAGGGTACAGGTCAGCAGGATCGGCGTCTCGAGTTCACCGAGCTCGCCGACTTGCGTGCTGCCGAGCAGTTTGCCGAAGCCGTTGCCGACGTGGATTGCCGCAGGCACGCGCTCCCGAAAGAGATCGCCGCCGTGTGGCAGGATTGCGGTGACACCGGTGTGGATCGAGTCGCCGGAAATCACAGTGCTCTGCCCCACTCGCACTCCCGTCACATCGGTGATCGCATTGAGCGCGCCGGGCGCGAAGATACCGGGTGCCACGCCGAGGTCACGTGCTCGTGGACGGGCCTGGCCGATGAGCAGCGCAGGGCAGCAGAGCAGGAAGGCGAAGAGGAGCCGCATCAGCGCACCGCGTTGGGTCCGGCACCGAGCAGCACGCAGATACCGACCAGCGAGAGCGCGGCGACCCCGATCACGGGCGAATCCATGTTCATCAGCGCGAGTGGAGCGCCAAGGGCGAGGCCCACGAAGCCGCCGATCGCTCCCCCCTTCCGACGATCGCCATCGAGCCAGCCGCGCTCGACGAGAATCCGGATCGCGACCAGCACCGCAAGCGTGCCGACGATTGTGGCCGAGAGAAAGAGTCCCTGACGTCCGAAGAAGTTGCCGATGAAAGCGCCGATGATGGCACCGGCGGTGGTCACGAGCCAGGCGACGAGTGCAACCCGAAGATGACGCATCAGGGGAAGATGCCACCCGAGGGGGGGAAAGACGAGGGCGGCTCGCCTTCGAGCCGCCCTCTCCCATTCGTCACCGGCAGACCCTCACTTGAGGGTGAGT
Coding sequences within:
- a CDS encoding M20/M25/M40 family metallo-hydrolase; the protein is MTTRATLIAMVLLAACAGSGARSAAPGTDPDRANVERLLRTLAHDSMEGRGTGTPGGERAARFLIAEMKRIGLKPGGDDKSYSQLVPVYLRPATTRQTVPQTCIVDSISKARSCKPTPGAAPVTQQVPQRIAALPTFKDVDTVPADRRRVTRNVIGMIPGSDPVLKNEVIIVLSHYDHLGIGRPENGDSIYNGADDDASGTVAVLEVARHLLAGPKPKRTVVFANMTGEEMGLVGTRYFLAHPTIPLERIVAGLEVEMIGRPDSLAGGPGKAWLTGYERSTMGDMLKQYGIAIVPDPRPSQNFFQRSDNYGFAVRGIVAHTLSTFNLHTDYHHAGDDVDKVDFAHMTAVTRAAAEAVRHLADGPRPEWHSGGKPAASAPR
- a CDS encoding Rid family detoxifying hydrolase, producing the protein MQFINSDNAPRAGGHYSQAVVHNGLAYVSGQLPLDPATGQVVSDDITLQAERTLDNIAAILQAAGSGLDQVLSLTIFVLTRDDWAPVNAVCVSRFGNHRPARAIVGAANLKPGCRIEITAIAVVR
- a CDS encoding P1 family peptidase; amino-acid sequence: MRLLFAFLLCCPALLIGQARPRARDLGVAPGIFAPGALNAITDVTGVRVGQSTVISGDSIHTGVTAILPHGGDLFRERVPAAIHVGNGFGKLLGSTQVGELGELETPILLTCTLCVWRAADAMVAWLLARPGMEQVRSINPVVAETNDGGLNAIRLRPITPADVVHALESASDGPVAEGSVGAGTGTIAFGWKGGIGTSSRKLPASLGGFTVGVLVQTNFGGVLQMMGAPIGQALGRFSYRNALLRERGDGSVIIVVATDAPLSERQLARVAARGMMGLARTGADGSNGSGDYVIAFSTSPLVRRRPADGNTRNLQTLGDDAVSPVFEATIEATEEAIYNSLLQATSVSARGGTITALPIDSVRAILKRSGVSKP